The sequence ggccagtaaagtgagatgagcgccgcaaccccagagtcatctgcgactggacctatggtcaggggtccctttacctttaatgctaaGCAGGGGTAAAGTATAGAGTCTATCCCATGACTGCGAGCAGGTGAGAAACGAGCAGAATTAGTTCCCTCCACTTGGAGATAGCAAAACAACTGATCCTAGGCCCTGTTATTCTTTTTCTCTACTTAGGAGAAGGCCAACAGCATCTGAATGCCTTCAGTCTCCATGGCTGCAAGAAACAGGTTTGGATGAGAGGCAACAAGCAACAGTTACTTTCTCCACCACTAAACTGAGGAACTTTCTAGCTGAGCGGGAAAGAAAAAGGGCTCTACTCTGTTCCAAGTATGGCGTGATGACCGTGTAGTGAAACACTTTCAGAGAGAATCACTCTCAGGCTTCCATCTCCACGTGATCCTACTCACACCTAGGAATGTTTTATTATAATTTCTGGCTTCTGGACTGAAAAGGAATGGTCACAAGTAGGTGTGAGTCAAAGGATTGCTGCTCACCTGCATATTTATGTATCCACAGTAATCATAATCTGTATTTTCATGAATGGATACCAAGTCACGGGTCATGAATATCTCTCATTTATCCTGCAATATTGTTTATCTGAAGATGTCATTATGGAGTGGAACAATTGTGGTGGGAGGCAATAATAATGGGTTAGATGAAACATTATGGGAAATTTCCTGTCTCTCCAGAACAGTTCAGTGTTGGAATCTATGACTAACTTCTGGAATCTCCTTCTTTGGTGATTATGTACTTGTCAGTTTTGGATGCTCCAATCTGAAAATGTAAGAAAGGCCTTGAAAAATGTTTTCCAAGGTAACTCGTGGGTTCCTAGGAACACAATTTTATAAACTCTCTGAGCTAAGCAGAACACTGGTGCTcagcagctaaagaagaagaagagaatgtCGCAAAACATACAATTGATTTGTCAACAGGAGTCTGTAAAATACAAGCAAGCTGTGATCCTTCGATGCAACCAAGAACGCCCTTTGGGGCTTGGAGTAATGTTGGCCAGAATGACTGTCTAGCTAAGAAACTTGTTTTGACAGTTCAGGGAATGGATTTCTTGTTGAATATTATTATAATCTAAGCTGTAATCAAATCCCCCTCCCATTTTGCTGTGGAAGCCTGACTTGATACTGTGCTGCTTCAAACGTCATTCAAAACCTGTTGTTTTCAACTGATTGGGTTGTCAGTCTTTATGGCCTTTATAGTACTTTGTATAGCCctctaggtggcgctgtgggttaaaccacagaagcctagggcttgccgatcagaaggtcggtggttcgaattcccgcgacggggtgagctcccgttgctcggtccctgctcctgtcaacctagcagtttgaaagcatgtcaaaagtgcaagtagatatctgggggggaagataaatggcgtttccgtgcgctgctctggttttccagaagcggcttagtcatgctggccacatgacccagaagctatacgccagctccctcagccaataaagcgagatgaacgccgcaaccccggagtcggccatgactggacctaatggtcaggggtccctttacctttacctatagctcTCTGTTACAAGCTATCTGTgctctatttcagagaaacactCTTTcagtaaagcagagctttccaaacatttCATGTTGTTGACACTTTTCAGACaagcatcatttcatgacacagttttactagcaaactggaggttaaactaacccctttccagccctaggAGGAGTGCTGGAAGTCTTcatgcgacacacctacacactgcagctgacacactaacatgttgcaacacgcagtttggaaagctctgcagtaAAGGAACCACTAGCTCGTTCTCTGTGGTTAATTAACTTTGGATTTGGTGAGGGTGTAGTTAGTCCCTGAATGATAACCTAGCAGAACAAATATGGTGATCGTGACCAGACATGTGAGAGAAAGGTGCTAGCCTGCAGGAATAATGGAACCTATCACTGAAACACAGGAGTTAATCTGCTGTGGGTACAATATAATAAGATATGTTAATGCAGATCACTTTGTACTTTTCTAGGGATGCCCAGCAGGTCCGCAGAAGTAATTCTAGCACTCTGTCGGCTATGAATCATTGCTTAATGATCCCATTAATTATAAGCAGCTGGAGAGTCAAAGATATCATTTTCGCATGCAAAGAGTTTTGTCCATATATGAGAATATTTCATAGTCTTATCTGAGAGTGTATTTGCGGTCTTTTACTGTAGCACAAGTAGTGGGCTGCATGCAGCCTAGCAGTCCAGGATGACTTCCAAGCAAAGACATAAGTTTCTGTTATCTGGCTAAGTTATTCCTTGTTTGGCACAATTGTAATCTCAGTTGCCATCAATATATTCCCCCTTTTGCTGTGCTAGCTAGACTTGATGTGGTATTTCAACCAAATTTATGCACTGCCTTGGAAACCAATTGTTTTCAGCCCGTTTGATTGGCAATCTATATGCCTTATATTGTTGAAATTTTTGAATATGCCACTGGAACAAAGAAGCTGAATTATTTCTGACCTTTTGATTCCGCACACACATTCAAGAGGCCAAACCTAACTGTCCAGGGCTTTCCCAAGGCTGTAAAAATGCGACTGGTTGTGAACCAGGCTGATTCTTAAACAGTTGTGAGCTGTTAAGTACTAGCAGAAATCCATGGACTCGGGTGAAAGAACTAGGCCTTAAGATAACAAACTAAGAACTTTTCTTGAGCAAGCCACTTTGCCTTAATTTCTTTAGAGGAACTTGAATCAAGCCAGCAAGAACAGACCACTGAGCTTTAAATTCTGAAGTGTTAGTGCAGAGAGTCTGAATGTTGAGAATTCACGAAGAAAATTATTTCTGCTGTCAGAAGTTTTCTTCTGTAAAATAACCTACATGCAAGGTGAGCTGACTTAAGAGTTCACAGGGAGGAAAGGTCTTGGCTTGCGAGCTGGATCCTTTTTTGAAGTTGTCATGGCTTTAATCGTTTTAGTTGATCTGTGGAGGTAAACATCATTTGAGGAGGAAGGTATTTTAATGTAGAGTTTGTATTTTAACTCTACTAGCAACATCTGGACTAACAGCATATTTTCTTATGTATATGATGTGAATGAAGTGACCTACCTTTTTTCCTATTTGCATGTATTTTGAGCACAACTAAAGATATTTATGAATATTGAGCTGCtttgttaaataaattattttaataaagatTTTATGCCAGAGTTGTTGGTGCTGACTATGTTATGATAGACTGAAAGGGTTTCTTAGGATGAAAATTAATGCACACAGTTGAAATAACCAGTTAGCAATTCACTTTGCACGACACAGCtccttttattacatttctaagcAACCTGCCCAACACAGTTGCTTTAACTTTATTGTTTCCTCATATTCCATTCATTTCCCGTAAGTATTTCTTTTCAGTTTTAAAGGTTTTACATTCGTGTAGAAACAAAGGTACAGACAAACAAAATAACAGCAGTCAAAATTAGAAAACATAGGAGCAGCACAGAGGTGGTATTTTCCATACAAGTTGAGAGCAGATGATGTGGGGgaaataaaagcagttaaaagcatGCATTCTTAATTACGCTTAAGCCTTTACACCTAAGAGTACTCATGACATCAATAGATATTCAAGATACTCAAGATATTGGAGACAGAATCACAGCTTGTCCCAGGACATTGTCTTgcacaacaataaataaaagagaTAAAGTTGATTGCAGGTGCAAAGATGAATGTTGACACATACCTGGAACTCTTGCACCTTGCAAATAATGAGCCAAAGTCCTGCACATGTTATGAAAGGTACATAGTGTACAAAATAGCTTGAGACCTTATTTGGTGCAGGCCCATTCCGCTTGCTAATGACAACTGCAGAGTGAATCTACTGGGAAATGAGTTGCTTGGGATGACAGCAGTTTCTTCTATATTCCtatcttagggctcatccagacttccttttgtgccgcaTTTCTAGGCTCAGTTCTGCACTCTAAAGCACCATGTCTgagcgtttctctctctctttttcttccccccaccccatgctttccccacaaaaaactgCTCTTTGCCCTGGAGCAAAGggcaattcaattcagttcaagcCTTTCTGAGGGAAAAGGCTGACATTGCGTAGTACCAttaaatgggaagaagaagaacagtttAGGACCTAAATGTTTGTGTGGCGGGAGGGAGCAGTAAAAGTTTGTGGGCTTTTTTGCTTGTATGATGGGTCTTTTGGGTGAAATCTCCTGTAGCTGCGTGCTTACTAGGCAGGATGTGTGCTGTGTACTGGGTAAGAAAAAGTGTCCGGGTGAAGCTTTTGAATTCTAAAGTTAGGACATTCCATGGGGTTCACAGTGGccagttctacacacacacacacacacacacacacacacacacacacacctctcactTCAGATTGGGGGTAGAGacagagggcttatccacactttgtcttgtcctgctgctttccctggggaaagccactctttagtgctcaattggagtgggttttccctgggaaataaGTGGAACAATGGGGAAACAattcagacccatgctttctaggcatgggacaaatgGAATTGTGTACAAGCCCAAAGACAATGAGATACACCTGGCTTGCCaaaggccacctagtgagttcATAGCGGAGATGAGATTCTAACTGGGGTCCTCAGCTTTCAGCGCTAAGGATTAAAAGTCCTTAACCGGAAGAAGGAGTTGCAGATGAAAGTATCTTAGTGTGAGAATGATCAAGCACCCCACCGCCACCCGATACTGCTTTTCTGCTAACCCTTAACTCCACTGCAGGCCTTAGCTTGGTGCCTTTGATAGATAAATGTTAGCACAGAATATTAGCTTACATGCTATCAATTCCACCACACTTTAAAAAGTTATAAGGCCCACAGTTTCCACTTCTAGGATAAAATGACTTGTTAAATGATAATGGCTTCTACCAAACATTCTATGCAAGCGCTACATTCTCCCACGAGCTTTTACCCACATACAGAAACATACATTTTATCTCTTTTTAAACTTATTTTGGCCTGAAGATTCACAGGCACGTGATACCAGGTTGCTTCCTCTGCCTCCTACCTTCAGTGGCGAAGTCGGTACCTGAACTGAACATCACGTGTGGGCTGCATCACACCAAACCCATAGCGGTTCTTGATTACGGGAGGGATTTCCTCCTCCACGTTAACCAGCTGCATGTCAAAGTATGTCAGCATCAGGAAGGCAAAGAGTTTCACCTCATTGGTAGCAAAGTATCGCCCAGGGCACATGGAAGTCCCTGCACCCCATGGCATGgtgaaatatttcactttttctcCATTCTTGTAGAATTCTTTTTTCCTGCCGTCTAGGCTGAGGAACCGGTCATATTTGAAAACATGTGGATCTGGGTGGATTTCTGGATCCATATGTGCTGCCACAAAGGGGAAAAGGGCAACTCTGTCTCCTTTGCGCAAAAGGTATTTTCTCCCATCGTTCATCTTGAGTTCTAGATCCACTAACACAGCCCTGATCAGCATAGGGGCTGCTGCCAGTCTCAGAGTCTCTTCCACAGCACTGTCCAAGATGGGGGTCTTGTCTAACATCTCCTTGGTGACATTAAGCACCGGACCCCCTGCCCTCACTTCCTGCCCAGATTCTCCCACCACTCTGTCCACTTCCTTTCTCACCTCATCCATCGCCTTGGGATTTTTCATCAGGTAGGCAAGAAGCCAGAAGGAAGCTGGTCCAGTATTCCCTTGAGCCGCCCACAGGAGCAGAAACAGGAATCTATCCCTCATGTATTCAGGCATCCCAGCCTCAGCCAGTTGCTCTTGCTGGTCTGTTATCCAACCACTGATGTTGCTCCTCTCATATACATCCTTCACAGACATGAGTTTCCAGAATAGTCTCTTCAGAGACTcagcctcttttctctctccatgaGACAGTGTGGAAGAAGCAAAACCTGGGAAGAGTTTATCATACTTGCGAAACTCTACAAACACATCTTCAGAGCGAGTTACGTCACACCTCTCAGCATCTTCTTTGTTCTTTTCGCCTTTGCTGGTTGTATTTCCAAACAGGGCTAGGTATCCAGCCCTAAAGACCATGTTGTAGCTGAAGTGGAACAACCCATCCTGTTTCCAGGACTTCTCCCCTCCAGCTGAACTCAGGCTATGGCCCATCACTCTGTGCAAGCTGTCCATCATGGCCTGGGTCATCACCACGAGCCCATTGCCCTTGAGGTGCTTCACGCTGGCGGTCTCTATTATCTTATGAGTGCTCATTTCTGGTTGAAAACCAAACACTTGGGCCACAA is a genomic window of Podarcis muralis chromosome 12, rPodMur119.hap1.1, whole genome shotgun sequence containing:
- the LOC114607583 gene encoding 5-beta-cholestane-3-alpha,7-alpha-diol 12-alpha-hydroxylase-like codes for the protein MAFWVMVLCAVLACILGGLYLVGAFRQRRAQEPPLDKGLIPWLGHALSYRKDGVAFLQRMQKKHGDIFTVLLGGYYFTFVMDPLSYGAIVKEARSKLDFNAYATQLVAQVFGFQPEMSTHKIIETASVKHLKGNGLVVMTQAMMDSLHRVMGHSLSSAGGEKSWKQDGLFHFSYNMVFRAGYLALFGNTTSKGEKNKEDAERCDVTRSEDVFVEFRKYDKLFPGFASSTLSHGERKEAESLKRLFWKLMSVKDVYERSNISGWITDQQEQLAEAGMPEYMRDRFLFLLLWAAQGNTGPASFWLLAYLMKNPKAMDEVRKEVDRVVGESGQEVRAGGPVLNVTKEMLDKTPILDSAVEETLRLAAAPMLIRAVLVDLELKMNDGRKYLLRKGDRVALFPFVAAHMDPEIHPDPHVFKYDRFLSLDGRKKEFYKNGEKVKYFTMPWGAGTSMCPGRYFATNEVKLFAFLMLTYFDMQLVNVEEEIPPVIKNRYGFGVMQPTRDVQFRYRLRH